The Caldanaerobius fijiensis DSM 17918 DNA segment TCCGTTAAAATATAATCCGAAAACAACAAAAGGAGGTTCGATTTTTTATATGCTAAAAAAATATAAAAAGATTGTGGCATCGCTATTAGCTGCGTCTATGATAGCGGTTGTCGCCACAGGATGCGGAAGTACAGCAAACAAAAGCGATTCAAGCAATTCATCATCTGCTAAAAGCAGCGAGCCAGTAACCATAACTTACGCTGCTGGTAAAGATTCTACACCGGCAACCAAAGCCTTAATAGAGGCGTTTGAAAAGAAATATCCAAATATAAAAGTAAAATTCCAGGAAATGCCTCAATCCACAGATGATCAGCATAACGCTTATGTAACCGCTTTATCAGCAGGTGACTCCAGTATAGACGTAATAGCTATGGACATCATATGGGCACCAGAATTTGGAGCAGCTGGCTGGACGCTCCCTCTGGACAAATATGTAACAAAGGATATGGAGTCAAAATTTTTGCCCGGCCCTATGGAATCAGTTAAGTATAATGGCCATATATACGCTATCCCTAGATTCACTGATGCAGGAGTTTTATACTACAGAAAAGACATCATTAATACACCACCAAAAACCTGGGATGAATTGATTCAGATGGCAAAAGCCAACGCAGGCAAAAATGGCACAAAATATGGAATAGTATTTCAGGGAAATCAATATGAAGGCCTCGTGTGTGATGCTCTGGAATTCATATACAGCAATGGTGGCAGCGTAATAAATGGAAATAAAGTTACAATAAATTCATCACAATCAGTAGGCGGACTTCAGTACATGATAGACATGGTAAAAAATAAAGTTGCACCACCTGGTGTCACCACTTATATGGAAGAGGATGCCAGGAATATATTCCAGCAGGGCGAAGCAGTTTTCATGAGAAACTGGCCATATGCGTGGTCATTGCTAAACAGCAACGATTCCGCTGTTAAAGACAAAGTGGGAATAGCTCCTATGCCAAAGGGCAAAGATGGTAGTGTAGGTGTTCCGGTTTTAGGTGGCTGGAATCTCGGTATAAACAAGTATTCTAAGCATCCTGAAGAAGCATGGAAATTCATTCAGTTCGCTACCAGTGAAGAAGGTCAGAAAATTACAGCATTACAGGGCGGTAATTTGCCTACATTAAAATCTCTATATCAGGATAAAGACGTATTAGCCAAGAACCCGTATTGGGCAGATCTCTACAAAGTATTTATAACAGCAAAGCCAAGACCTGTATCGCCGTTCTATCCTAAGATGTCTGACTCTATGCAGATCAACTTCCATAAGGCTTTGACAGGTGAAATAAGCGCTCAGCAGGCCATTGCCAATGTAGAAAAAGATATAAATAAGATCATGAAAATCAATGGAATCAACTAAGACCGGAAGTCGGGATATATCCCGACTTCTTAATTAAAATCATGATAGAGAAAGAAGGGATAAAATGGTGCTAAAAGAGGAGTTATCTACTGTTAAAAGGGCTAAAAGCAAATCGCAAAAGAATCGCGCCTTTGAAATAAATGAATCCAAACTGGGTTATATACTGGTTGCACCCGCTCTGTTGTGCATCGTAGTTATAGCCCTGTACCCTGTACTGCAGACCTTCTGGTTGAGTCTGCATTCAATGCAACTTCAGTTTGCTAATATGACCAAGTTTATAGGACTTTCAAACTATTCTGCCCTGTTAAAAGATACTAGATTCTGGGCGGCAACAAAAAATACCTTTATCTTCACCGTTATATCAGTATTTCTGGAATTGATACTGGGACTTATTATGGCAATGCTGATGAACAAAGAATTCAAAGGCCGAGGTATTATAAGGGCTGCGGTTCTCATCCCCTGGGCGATACCTACCATCGTCTCTGCACTCATGTGGAAATTTATTTATAATGATCAGCTGGGGGTATTAAATGATATATTAATGAAACTAGGGTTAATACACAGCTACAAATCCTGGCTAGGTACTCCATCGTCGGCCATGGGAGCTGCCATATTCGCCGATGTCTGGAAAACAGCTCCTTTCATGGCATTACTGCTGTTAGCAGGCCTGCAAAATATACCCAAAGAGCTATATGAAGCCGGAAAAGTAGATGGCGCCAGCGCCATAAGACAGTTTTTTAGCATAACATTGCCTCTTTTAAGGCCCACAATAATGGTAGCCCTTATATTCAGAACACTGGATGCTTTTAGAGTTTTTGACCTGATATATGTAATGACAGGAGGCGGACCTGGCAACTCTACCGAAACGTTGTCTATATACGCCTATAAAACCATGTTCAGGAATTTAAACTTCGGCATGGGCTCGGCCATGGCAGTAATAATCTTCATATTTGTGTTCCTGTTTGCAATATTTTATATCAAATTGTTGGACAAGGAAACACTCAGTTAGGAGGTGCGTAACACATGAAAGTAAAAAAAGCTCTAGGCCAGATCATCTTCGCCGCATTCGTCGCATTGTTTCTGGCATTTATCATATTCCCTTTTTTCTGGCAGGTCATTACCTCTATAAAGCCTCCTGCAGAATTATGGGCTATACCGCCCAAATGGATACCCAGTAAACTTTATACCGGTTATTATATCTCAGTATTTGTTAAAAGGCCTTTCGGGACATACCTGAAAAACAGCATTATCGTTGCTTCAGCCACAACGCTGTTTAGCGTATTTGTATCTTCCTTCGCAGCATACGCTCTGGCAAGGCTAAAATTTAAGGGTAAAACTATAATCTTATCATTGGTCCTCGCTGTGTCTATGTTCCCGGGAATTGCTATAATAACACCTTTATTCTTGTTTTTAAAGAATATAGGTTTGCTCAATACGTACATGGGATTGATCCTGCCGTATACCACATTTACGGTTCCACTATCGCTGTGGATTCTCACCACATTTTTCAAAGAAATACCTTTCGACCTGGAGGAATCGGCAAAGGTAGACGGTGCCACTCCCTTGCAGGCATTTATCAAGATAATATTCCCTCTGGCAACACCAGGTATGTTCACAACCGCCATATTGACGTTCATAGCTGCATGGAATGAGTTCATATTTGCTCTGGTATTTAATACCCAGGATGCCATGAGGACCGTACCAGTGGGCATAGCCATGTTCCCTGGAGAGCACGATCTCCCATGGGGCGATATGGCCGCTGCATCAGTCATTGTAACTGTACCTCTCATTATCCTG contains these protein-coding regions:
- a CDS encoding ABC transporter substrate-binding protein, coding for MLKKYKKIVASLLAASMIAVVATGCGSTANKSDSSNSSSAKSSEPVTITYAAGKDSTPATKALIEAFEKKYPNIKVKFQEMPQSTDDQHNAYVTALSAGDSSIDVIAMDIIWAPEFGAAGWTLPLDKYVTKDMESKFLPGPMESVKYNGHIYAIPRFTDAGVLYYRKDIINTPPKTWDELIQMAKANAGKNGTKYGIVFQGNQYEGLVCDALEFIYSNGGSVINGNKVTINSSQSVGGLQYMIDMVKNKVAPPGVTTYMEEDARNIFQQGEAVFMRNWPYAWSLLNSNDSAVKDKVGIAPMPKGKDGSVGVPVLGGWNLGINKYSKHPEEAWKFIQFATSEEGQKITALQGGNLPTLKSLYQDKDVLAKNPYWADLYKVFITAKPRPVSPFYPKMSDSMQINFHKALTGEISAQQAIANVEKDINKIMKINGIN
- a CDS encoding carbohydrate ABC transporter permease is translated as MVLKEELSTVKRAKSKSQKNRAFEINESKLGYILVAPALLCIVVIALYPVLQTFWLSLHSMQLQFANMTKFIGLSNYSALLKDTRFWAATKNTFIFTVISVFLELILGLIMAMLMNKEFKGRGIIRAAVLIPWAIPTIVSALMWKFIYNDQLGVLNDILMKLGLIHSYKSWLGTPSSAMGAAIFADVWKTAPFMALLLLAGLQNIPKELYEAGKVDGASAIRQFFSITLPLLRPTIMVALIFRTLDAFRVFDLIYVMTGGGPGNSTETLSIYAYKTMFRNLNFGMGSAMAVIIFIFVFLFAIFYIKLLDKETLS
- a CDS encoding carbohydrate ABC transporter permease, producing the protein MKVKKALGQIIFAAFVALFLAFIIFPFFWQVITSIKPPAELWAIPPKWIPSKLYTGYYISVFVKRPFGTYLKNSIIVASATTLFSVFVSSFAAYALARLKFKGKTIILSLVLAVSMFPGIAIITPLFLFLKNIGLLNTYMGLILPYTTFTVPLSLWILTTFFKEIPFDLEESAKVDGATPLQAFIKIIFPLATPGMFTTAILTFIAAWNEFIFALVFNTQDAMRTVPVGIAMFPGEHDLPWGDMAAASVIVTVPLIILVLIFQRRIISGLTAGAVKG